The following are encoded in a window of Alphaproteobacteria bacterium genomic DNA:
- a CDS encoding amidohydrolase, with the protein MARPMRPFLFVLAALAALLPGSARPQAAPAAPSLIRERSPLVAIEHVLVIDGTGAAPRAGQTILIDHGRIAAIGPDGSLALPAGASRIDGTGKTAIPGLVGMHEHMFRTSAGDGAFNVIQAPVTFPQLYLASGVTTARTAGSVDPHGDLGIKREIEAGRLIGPDLDLTTPYLEGAPPAIAQLYPLRGPAEAREAVRHWAALGFTSVKAYMNISAAELSAAIAEAHRRGMRVTGHLCSVGYEEAARLGIDNLEHGPFGAPDGELDPQRAAGHCGRAGADAPLGAGAVIRHIIQNVAPDAPEVQRMIRTLVERRVAITSTLAVLEGGDRPDLEATPHLQALLSPDTWRVQVRRHSAQRPAAAFFAMMLRKEMAFERAFAAAGGLLMAGADPTGDGHVIAGLGDQRGVELLVEAGFTVPEAIRIATLNGAIYLRREREIGSLEAGKRADIVLLDGDLARDVRAITRPLIVFRNGLGYDSQAIYASLRGQVGLH; encoded by the coding sequence ATGGCCCGGCCCATGCGTCCGTTTCTCTTCGTCCTTGCCGCCCTCGCCGCCTTGCTGCCCGGCAGCGCGCGGCCGCAGGCGGCGCCCGCCGCGCCGTCCCTGATCCGCGAGCGCTCCCCGCTGGTCGCCATCGAGCACGTTCTCGTCATCGACGGCACCGGCGCCGCGCCGCGCGCGGGCCAGACGATCCTCATCGACCATGGCCGAATCGCCGCGATCGGCCCCGACGGCTCCCTCGCTCTGCCGGCGGGCGCCTCGCGAATCGACGGGACCGGCAAGACCGCCATCCCCGGCCTCGTCGGAATGCACGAGCACATGTTCCGCACGTCCGCCGGCGACGGGGCGTTCAACGTCATCCAGGCGCCGGTCACCTTTCCCCAGCTCTATCTCGCCAGCGGCGTGACCACGGCGCGCACCGCCGGCTCGGTCGATCCGCACGGCGATCTCGGCATCAAGCGGGAGATCGAGGCCGGGCGGCTGATCGGCCCGGATCTCGATCTCACCACGCCCTATCTCGAAGGCGCGCCGCCGGCGATCGCCCAGCTCTACCCGCTGCGCGGCCCGGCCGAGGCGCGCGAGGCGGTGCGCCACTGGGCCGCGCTCGGCTTCACCTCGGTCAAGGCCTATATGAACATCTCGGCCGCCGAGCTCTCCGCGGCGATCGCCGAGGCGCACCGGCGCGGAATGAGGGTCACCGGCCACCTCTGCTCGGTCGGCTACGAGGAGGCGGCGCGCCTCGGCATCGACAATCTCGAGCACGGACCGTTCGGAGCGCCCGACGGCGAGCTCGACCCGCAGCGGGCAGCCGGCCATTGCGGCCGCGCCGGCGCCGACGCGCCGCTCGGCGCCGGCGCCGTGATCCGCCACATCATCCAGAACGTCGCCCCCGACGCGCCCGAGGTCCAGCGCATGATCCGCACCCTCGTCGAGCGCCGCGTCGCGATCACCTCCACCCTCGCCGTCCTCGAAGGCGGCGACCGGCCCGATCTCGAGGCGACGCCGCACCTCCAGGCCCTGCTTTCGCCGGACACCTGGCGCGTGCAGGTCCGCCGCCACTCGGCCCAGCGTCCCGCCGCGGCCTTCTTCGCCATGATGCTGCGCAAGGAAATGGCGTTCGAGCGCGCCTTCGCCGCCGCCGGCGGCCTCTTAATGGCCGGCGCCGACCCCACCGGCGACGGCCACGTCATCGCCGGCCTCGGCGACCAGCGCGGGGTGGAGTTGCTCGTCGAGGCGGGCTTCACCGTGCCCGAGGCGATCCGAATCGCCACGCTGAACGGCGCAATCTATCTCCGCCGAGAGCGCGAGATCGGCAGCCTCGAAGCGGGCAAGCGCGCCGACATCGTTCTTCTGGATGGCGATCTCGCGCGCGACGTCCGCGCCATCACCCGGCCTCTGATCGTGTTCAGGAACGGGCTGGGCTACGATTCCCAGGCGATCTACGCGAGCCTGCGCGGCCAGGTGGGGCTTCATTGA